DNA sequence from the Blastocatellia bacterium genome:
ACCTCTCCGGTCTCATGTGGGGGAAGAGGATGACGTCACGGATTGACTTCTGGTTGGTCAGCAGCATGACCAATCGGTCAATACCAATCCCTTCCCCGGCGGTTGGTGGCATCCCGTAGCCGAGGGCCCGGATGTAATCTTCATCCATGACCATCGCTTCCTCGTCGCCACGGTCGCGCAGTTTCATCTGCTCTTCGAATCGCCGCCGCTGTTCCGCCGGGTCGTTGAGTTCGCAGAACGCGTTGGCGATCTCCAACCCACCGATGTACAACTCGAATCGGTGAGCGAGAGTGGGATCGGTATCGCTTTGTTTCGAGAGCGGGCTCATCTCCGTCGGATAGTCGGTGATGAATGTCGGCTGGATCAGGTGCTCTTCGGCGACGTGCTCGAAGAGTTTCCCCAAGCACTGACCCCAGTTCCATCGGGGATCAACACGGCCTCCGG
Encoded proteins:
- a CDS encoding amino acid--tRNA ligase-related protein, which gives rise to RNFRNEGLSTRHNPEFTMLEFYTAYDDYADLMELTEELLTDLVQKITGSLTITYDGREIDFTRPWRRMTLREAILRFWPHPDTRPSAEDLNERSKVAQLLQLTGGRVDPRWNWGQCLGKLFEHVAEEHLIQPTFITDYPTEMSPLSKQSDTDPTLAHRFELYIGGLEIANAFCELNDPAEQRRRFEEQMKLRDRGDEEAMVMDEDYIRALGYGMPPTAGEGIGIDRLVMLLTNQKSIRDVILFPHMRPER